The DNA region CCAGTCGGGGACGATCTTCATCGCGGCCCCCGATCGGCACCGGCGGCCTGCGAGCCGTGCTCGGCCGCGGTCGCGTCGGCGTTCTTGACGGCCTGCGGGTCGCGCTGGGCGGCACCGGCCTTGTAGGCGGCGGCGGCCTTCTCCTGCTCGGACATCAGCGCACCCCCGCCACGGCCGCGACGATCAGGACGGCGAGCGCGAGGCTGGACTCAGTCCAGCCCTTGCACTTCGAGCAGACGAACTGGCGGCCGTCGCGGCGCATGGTGCGCGCACAGCACTTCGGGGCGCTGGCCATCAGGCACCCGCCTTCGAGGCGGGGCGCGACTCGGGGACGGTCGGCTTCGGGTCGGGCTGGGTGCGCTGGCCGGGGATTCCGGTGATGCGGGGGATGGCGGGATCGTTCGGGCCGTCGGGCCAGTCGTGGCCCGCCGTGGCGGCGCGGCGGAGGATCAGCGCGAACTCGCCGCGCGTGGTGCCGGGCACCAGCTCGGGCGCGGTGGCCAGCGCCGCCTTGGCGAGGGCCTGCGCCGTGCCGTCCAAGCTGCGGCCGGTGAGCTTGTACGCCTCCGCGCCGAAGGCGACGAGCAGCGAGGACTGCTCCAGCTCCTCGGTGGGGTTGGTCTTGGTGAAGTGGTCGGCGACGGCGACCAGGACGCGGCTAACGTCCTCTCGGTCTCGGCCCACGGCGTTCAGATCAGTAACCTGTGCCATGCGTCAGCTCCTGTCGGTAGCAGGTCTGGCGTGGCCCCCGGTCGGCGTTTCCTAGGCCCCGACCGGGGGCGACTTGTTGGCGCGAGAGTGGCGCTCGATTGCCCAATTTACGGGAGTCCCGTAAATTGAGCAACCGGCCATGTGAAAGAGGGTCCGGATGGCCGACGAACTGGCAGGCGGCGAGGAAGAGGTACGGCGCGTGTTCGACGCACTGGATGGCCTCAAGGCCATCGAGGATCCGAAGGTGCGGGCACGAGCGATCACGGCGTTCCTGAAGGAACAGCAGCCCCGGCTACGGGAGCTGAGCCGACTGCGGCGTGAGTACGTCCAGGAGCAGCGCAAGCAGAAAGTCCCCCGCTGGAAGATCGGCGAGGACATCGGCGTGTCTGCCTCGACCGTCCAGGACATCGAGCACGGCTACTCCGGCTCCGGCCGGACGCGGCCACCGAAGGACGAGGCGACGAGTGACGCTACAGAAGAAGTCGGAGACGAGTAGGCCAGCCGCCGTTTACCGCCTGTGGGCGGAAGACGGGACGCTGCTCTACATCGGGTCGGCGTACGACCCGGAGGAGCGGTGTAAGGATCACCGCGACAAGCCGTGGTGGCCGTTGGTGCACTCGCGGTCCGAGGAGAGGCAGGACAGCTGAGTGGGGGCCTACATCGCGGAGTTGGAGCAGATCCGGGCCGAGCAGCCACCGCACAACGTGATGGGCACGGCTCGGTACACGGCCCCGGACAGCCCCGGGCTGCGCTGGCGGAACGGTCTCAACGGCGTTCGCGCCCGCGCTCTGCGTGACGCGCGCCGCCTGCGCCAGGAGACCTGGTGCGCTGGGAAGAAGGACGGGTTGCCGGAAGCCGAGGTGTTCCGCCTGGGCGATCTGACCTACATCGCTGTTTTGGAGGCGTCGGGGGCGTGGACCGCCCGGGTGGCCGAACTGCGGGGCGAGCACACACGCAGGTACGGCCCCTCCTCGCGATGACGCGGTTCGTCCTCGTCCGGGTGATGTGCCGCGATTCCCCGTTGGTGATCTGATCTGTGGGTCTATCGTGCGGTCCGCTCAGGATCACCGCACGCAGGAGGAAAGCGGGCATGACGACCACACCAGACCAGCAGCCACCGCAGTACGCGGGGCCGCCCCCCACCGTGATCATCAACAACAGCTCGTCGGCGTCGGCCGCCGCTTCGACGGTCGTCGGCGGGTACGGCGCGGTCCGTCGGCGGCGCCAGTCGTTGTGGGTCCACTTCTGGCTGCTGATGTTCACGGCTGGGATCGGCAACGTCTTCTACGCGGTGCACGTCCACCGGTGGAACCGCGACCGCGGCCTGTGACCGGCTGACCGACTCCTGCTCGGCCCCTGGGTCGACGTAACGAGGCCCTTCCCGTGCGCGAACTACGGGAAGGGCCTTCGTGGTTGCAGGGCCGCCGGTTGTGATCCCGCGCCGCGCGACAGGTCTTACCGCCTGCGGCTGCCCGCCAGGCGCTGCGCGAGCAGCGGCCGGCCCTGCGCGCGCCAGGGTAGCCGGTCCGGACTGTCCGGACACGGTGTCCGGGCAATGTCCCAGCCGTTCAGGGCTGTGTCCGGTGTCCGGCGGCGATGGCGGCGGCGAGGCCGATCCATCCCTTGTGCCACGCCTGGTCGAGCAGCGCCCCGGCGCGCGGGTCCTTGGTGAGCCAGTCCTTCTTGCCCATGTCGTGGGCGATGCGGACCAGGAGCGGGGCGTCCGGGTCGGTCCGGGCCCAGTGTCCGGCGCAACGGTCGGCGACGTAGTGCGTCAGCGCCGACACCGCCAGGCCGGCCGCCGCGCGCCGCCAGTCCAGGCCGAGGCCGAAGCGCCGGTCAGCCGCCCACAGGGCGGCGGCCTGGGTGGCCGTGTACGAGGTGACGTGCCGTGCGCACGCGGCAGCGCCTTCCGGGCCGTGCTTGCCCTTCGCGACGGCGTCGCTGTTGCGCTGGACGATGTAGTCGCCGACTTCGTGGGCCGAGGTGAGGACGCCGTAGGCGACGGCGAAACGGACGGCTGCGCTGCTGATGGTCGACTGCATGATGGGACTCCTTCGGTTGATCTCCAGGTTTCCGGCGGTCGCGCTGCCGTACTGCCCACGGCTGGGCGGTACGGGTGTGGCATCCCGCACGGCGCGCGAGAGCGGCCCCTCTTCTCCGGGTGGGAGGCAGGGGCCGCTCTCGGTGTCCGGACGGTGTCCGGGCTGGTCAGACGGTTGTCCGCTGGGCGGGCGCGGGGAATCCGGCTGCTGGGGGCCGGCTGGTGTCGGTCGACAGGAACAGGCTGGTGCCCCACTCGACGTGGTACTCGGCCGGTTCGTCGCAGGCACGCGGCCACGCGCGGGCCTCGGTCGTCGGGATGGCCTCGCCGAGCGCCAGCACGCTGTGACCGGGCAGAACGTCGACCTTGTGCTCGTCGACGTCGAGGCGCTTCCACCGGGGGACGAGGAGGTACAGCGTCTCCCCGCCGGGCGTCTTCGCCCAGGCGTCGACGGCCTGCCACGTTCCCCGGCGCTGCCACAGCCCTTGCGCCAGCGCCGGGAGGACGAGCCGGTTCGGGTGGTCGTCGGGCGCGGCGAACGCGACCAGGCCGGGGGCGGCCCGTGCGTACGGGAACGGGCCGGTGGACTCGTACACGGCGGGCTGGTGGGTGCGGTAGACGTAGGCGAGCATCACCGGCTCGTCGAACCGGTACGTGACCGCCTGCTGGTGGTCGGGCTCGTCTTCGTCGCCGGCGTACGGCGTGATCCGCACGGCCACGCACGGCGCGTACGTCGGCGGGCTCGACACGATGTCGTCACCGGACACGGCGCGGCTCCTTCCGGTTCCGGCCGCGCGGCGGCGGGCCGTACGGGCTCGCCCACGCCGGCCGGTCGCGGTGCGCCGCGGCGGCCTGCTGGGCGACGGGCTGGAACGCGCGGACAAGGTCGGCCATCGCCGCGGCGGCGGCCTTCGCGATCGGCTGGAACGCCTCGATCACCTTCCGCATCGGGGCGAACGCTTCGGCGAGCACCGCGTTGGCTTCGACGATGACGAGGTGCGTGTGCGGGCCGGTCTCGCGGCGGCGTCGCTGGACAACGGCGGTGGCGGCCTCGTCGGCGGTGAGGCCGTGGTTGCGGACGAGGCGGGAGATCAGCAGCAGTGCGGCGCGGGCGCTGGCCTGCTCGGGCGTCATGGGCGCGGGTCCTTCCGAAGGAGGTCGGCGGGCAGGTCGAACGCGGAGCGGATCGCTTCGGCGACCTCGGCGCGGCGGCCGGCCGGGGGCGGAGCCGGCTCCGGCTCCGGCTCGGGTGGGTGGAGCTCGGCGGCGACGGCGGCCAGGCCCTCGGCGAAGGCGGCGCCCATGAGGTGGCGCGGCACCCGGGCCCGGTACTCGACGCGGACACCGCCGGGCGTGTCCGGACACTCGCTGTCCGGGCGTGTCCGGACGGTGTCCGCCCTGGTGGGCAGCGGTCCGCAGTCGACGGTCTCGCCGACGTCCAGGCCCGTCCGGACGTGTCCGCCGGACCTGTCCGGACGCTGCACGGACGCGGCGTCGTCGGGGGTCGTCACGGGGTTGCCTCCTGCCGGTCGACGGCGGTCAGGGTGGCCTCGGCGCGGGCTTTGCCGTCGGCGTCGGTGATGACGTCGAACGTCCACGGGGAGCCGTCGCCGGTGCTGAGCAGGCTCCAGCCGGTGCACTCGCCGGCGTCGTCGTAGTGCATGGCCAGCGCGAGGCCGCGGGGGTGGAGCGCCACGCGGTTGAGGAGCCACAGCAGGCCGGAGTCGCGTAGCTCGGCCAGGGGACGGGGCTCGCCCGGCGGGCGGTGCGGGGGGACGTTGGGCGGGGCCGGGGGCTCGGCGGACTTGACGTCGTAGGACTGCGGGAGGCACATGCGGGCGCCGCCGTAGCCGTCCAGGAGCAAACTTGGGTCGTCGGCCAGGCCGATGAGCCGTCCCTGCCACACGGCCTTGTCCGTCGGGTGGGTGACGGTCACCCAGCCGCCCATGTAGCCGAGTAGGGTGTCGCGGTCCGTCATGACTCACCGCCAGTGCGGGCCCGGCGGGCGGCCAGCTCCTCGGGGCAGTTGACGGTCCGGCAGCCCTCTTCGACGTAGCAGCCGTGCACGCAGCGCGCCCGGTTGTAGTGCGGGTCCTCGTCGCGGCGTGGTGCCCGCCGCGGCGGGACGGTGGGCCGCTTGTGCCAGCCCATCGGCTCATCCTGCGTCTCGGGATCCCAGGCGGCGACGCTGTCCGCGACGGCCTGCGGGTCGCGCGGGTAGCACCAGCCGTGGTCGTACGCCCAGGCACCGTCTTCGTTCTTCGGCACAGCGACCAGCCGGATGTTGAGGCCATGCCACAGCCACAGGTAGCGGTGCGTGGCGTCGGCGGCGAGTTCGTAGCCTTCCCAGTGCTCATCCAGGATCGGCGGTTCGTTGATCTGCACGGTGGTCCCTTCGGTCAGGACAGGTTGCGGTCGGGCGGCGGTAGCTCGGACCAGCCGAACGGGGACTCGCCCCGGTCCTGGTCGCAGACGACACCGGCGATCTCGGCGAAGAGGGCGTCAGCTCCCGGCGGCGGGGCCGGGGCGGTTGTGGTCGGTTTCACCGGGTTTCCTTCCACCAGAGGAGCATGGGGCAGTAGGGGTCGTGGCGTTCGCCGAGGCTGGTCCACCAGGTCTCGCAGCGGCACTCGGGCGGCAGGGCGGACGCCCTCTCGATCGCGGCCAGCTCGTCGACCGGCCCGACGTACGGCGCTCCGTGCCGGTAAACGGCGACGACGCGCAGGAGGCGCGCAGCGTGGCAGAACTCGCGGCGCACGGCGAGGAGCAGCCCGGCCGACGTGGAGAACAGGCCGGCCGCGTACAGGAAGTCGCCAGACGCGAGCGCGGAGGCACCGGCCCAGGCCGCGAGCAGGTACGCCATCGCGTACAGCGAGACCAACACCATGCGGGCCGCGTTCACCAGGTCTTCCCTTCCTCGCGCTGGCGGCGCTTTCGCGCGACCTCGTACTCGGCGGTCGCGGCGGCCATCGCGAACACCGCCCTGATGGCTTCGGCCAGGTCGTCGGTGCCGTAGCGGTCGGACGGCTCGGCGACCGCCCAGAACAAGGCGTGCGCGGTGTCCTGGTCGCGGTTCGCCCAGGCGGTGACGAAGTGGGCGGCGAACCGCAGCGGCGGTGGCAGCAGCTCGGCGTCGGCCGGTCCGTCCGGGCCGATGACCTCCATGCCGAACGAGCTGCCTGGGCTGGCCTCGCGGGCGTCGCTGGACGCGACTTCGGCGAGGGAGCCGAGGAGCGCGTACGTCGAGCGCGGTCCGGCGTCGACGAGCGGCTGGAGCAGCGCCAGGCCGCGTTCGGTGTCGCCGGCGACGCTGTGCGCCAGCGCGTCCAGGATGGTCTGTGCTTCGGTGGCGGGCATTGCGTCGGGTCCTTTCGGTCGTACGGTGGGGGGCCAGCCCGCCCCCGGTTGCCACGGGGGCGAGCTGGCTGGTCGTCAGGCGACGCGGCGCTCAGCGCCACAGCCGCACGTCTCGGTCCGCAGGTAGTGATCGCGCCGACAGGGATGGCAGCGCCACATGAATCCGGCGCGCAGCGCCACCCTCGTCACCGCGTTGGTCTCGGTGGCGGTGGTGGCCTCGGCGAGGAGCAGCGTCACGGCCTGCGACTTCAGCTCGTCGTCCAGCACGGGGGACTCGATCACGGCGTGATCTCCAGTTCTTCCAGGGGTTGTCCGCTGTCGATGTGGGCGTGCAGCTCGCGCAGGCGGGCCAGCGCCCGGCCGTCGCGGCGGTTGAGCGCCCTGCGGGCGGGCTCGGGCAGTGCGGCCCAGCAGGCGCCGCACAGGTACCAGCGGGACGGCTTCGGGGTCCGGCAGGCCCGGCACGGGGTCGCCGTGTACGCGCCGCGCGGCAAGGACTGGCCGGTCACCGCTCGTCCCCCGCCTGCCGGGTGGCCATCTCGTCGTAGGTGTCGAACAGCTCCGGCCAGTCGTCGCCCGGGTGCAGCACCTCGGGCGGGAGCCGCCGCTGGGCGACGGCCAGGCGCACGCCGATGTGCCGGTGGCCGACGGCGGCCAGCCACCCGGCGCACGCGATCTCGCGGCCCTCCGGCGTCTTGTGGCACGCGAACAGCGGCGCCCCGATGCCGGGCTCGTGGCCTTCGCGCTGCTCGCTGGTGACGCGCAGCTCCTCGTACCGCGACGCCGGGAACTCGCCGGGCTCGACGTCCTTACGCCACGGGCAGTTCCCGCACGGGCGGCGCCGGTACGGCACGGCCCCCGAGACGCACCGGGCGGTCACGCGGCAGCCCCGGGTAGGGCGGCGCGGAGCTTGGCCAGGTGCTCGGCGTGCGCGCGGCCGACCTCCGGGGTGCAGTACCGGGCGAGGACCGCGGGGTCCATGCCGCTGCGGCATTCCGGGCCGATGCCGAGCGTCTTCGACGTCTCGTCGCGCAGTGCCCGCCCGCAGCTCCAGCACCGCGTCCGCAGGTCCGCGAAGCAGCGGGCCGCGACCTCGGGCCGGCCGCGATGGCGGCCACGACCTTCTCCAGGTACGCGCGCCGCGTCTTCGACCAGGCCGACACGAACTCGACGCGGTCCAGCGGGTCGGCGGGGAGCTGCCACCGCTGCGGGATCGGCGGGCCGTAGACCGCCCTCGCCGGCCAGGGCCGCAGCGAGTTCGCCCGCGCGGTGCGTACGCGCCGCCAGTACGTGACCGTGGTGTCGTCGTCCGGGTCCAGGAGGGCGTAGTACCCGTCCTCGACCCGATCCAGCTCGGGCCACTCCAGGGTCGCCGTCATCGGTCACCTGCCGTGTCGTCGCCGAACAGGCCGGACAGCTCGTCGGCGTGATCAGTCAGCCAGTCGCTGGCGTACTGCCGGGCGAGGCGGGTGGGCACGCCGCCCTCCTCGTACATGTCGACCAGGTGCTCCGCGACGGTGCGGGTCTCGGCGTCCGCGTCCGGTTCGTCGGCGATGGGCCTCCACCGTCGGACGACGTCGTACCGCGGCTCGACCTCCTCGGCCTCGACGGTGTCGCCGTACCAGCCGTGGTTTTCCGGGGGCGGGCCGAGTTCGTAGTCACCCGTGTCCAGCTCGGCTTCGTAGGTGACGGCGTAGGTCTTGTCGTCGTCGGCGCGGAAGACGCAACGGCGCTGCATCGAGTACTTGAGCGTCGTCACCGGCTCGTCGGCGAGCACGGTCTCGCTGTACTCGATTTCCTCCGGGCTGTCCGGCGGGACGCCGAGGTCCGCCAGCTGGGCGCGGGTGAACTGCCGCATGGGCATTCAGATCTCTCCTTCATCGGTGTGCACCTCGGCCGCCGGTACGGCGAGCTGCTGCTTCGAGGGGTGACGGCCGCCGACGATGAGCGCGCGGGTGACCGCCTGCGGGCCGTACCGTTCGGTGGCCGCGTCCTGGCCGTGCTCCTCGATGTGCCGAAGCACGTCGCCGGGCACGAAGTCGTTGGGGATAGGGCGAGCCGGCCGCCGGTGCGCGGACCCGCACAGCAGGCATCCGTTCTCGGCCGTCGGGTCGACGGGGCTGCCGGGGTGCCGCAGGCAGCGGTTCGCCCGCGCGGTGCGCACGCGCCGCCAGTACGTGACCGTGCCCTCGTCGTCCGGGTCGAGGATCGCGTAGTAGCCGTCCTCGATGGCGTCCAGCTGCGGCCATTCCAGAGTGGCTGTCATCAGCTGTCGTCTCCTTCGTCGTTGGGCTCGGCCGCCGTGTGCTGAGGTTGGGGGGTGGGCCAGGTGCCGGCCGCGATCTGCTGCGAGCGGTGGGTGAGCAGCGCCTCCAGGAAGTCGATGTGCCGTTCCAGGCCGCGGCGGTCCGCGCGCCGGGCCACGATGTGGGCCTGGATCGCGTCGGTGCTGGCGTTCTTCGCGAAGCTGTCTAGGTACCGGCGCTGGACCGGGGCCGGGCTGTTCTGGGTGGCCGCTCTTGGAGCCGGGGCGCTGGCCGCGCCGGTCGGCGGGGTGTCGCCCTCGATCCAGGCGCCCAGCGCCTCGGCGTGCGCCGCGCGAGCCTTCTCCGTCGCGGCTTCCGCCCGCTCCGCCTCCTGCCGCAGGTCGGCGAGGTGTGGCGGCGGGGTGTCGCCCTCGATCCAGGCGCCCAGCGCCTCGGCGTGCGCCGCGCGAGCCTTCTCCGTCGCGGCTTCCGCCCGCTCCGCCTCCTGCCGCAGGTCGGCGAGGTGTGGCGCGTGACCCTCCAGCCGGTCGCGCAGCAAGTCCGGCATGATCGCGGTGAGCTTGGCCGGGGTGCGCTTGACCCCGTGACCGGGATCCAGGCACAGGCGGAGGAAGTCACGTACTTCCTCCTCGGTCTGAAACTGCATCAGGCGTCATCTCCTTCGTCGTTGGGCTCGGCCGCCATGGCGCCGGGCCGCTTGGTGGAGGGGTGGCGGCCACCGAGGAGCAGCGCGCGGGTGACTGCCTGCGGCCCGTACCGATCGGTGGCCGCGTCCTGGCCGTGCTCCTCGATGTGCCGAAGCACGTCGCCGGGCACGAAGTCATTGGGGAGAGGTCGAGCCGGCCGCCGCCGCGCGCTGCCGCACAGCAGGCAGCCGTTCTCGGCCGTCGGATCGACCGGGCTACCGGGGTGCCGCAGACAGCGGTTCGCCCTCGCGGAACCACGGGCCGCAGCGACCGCCGCGCGGGCTTTCTCGATCTCGGCCGCCAGCTCGGTGAGCGTGTCGTCGGTCACCTCGCGCCAGGTCGCGTACTCGCACAGGGCGCGCAGGGACGCGCCGATCGCGGGCAGGAACTCCGGGTTCACGCGCTGCTCACCGAGCCCAGCTCGGCGCGCTGCTGGTCGGCGGCGTACACGCAGTCCGGGCACAGGTCGCTGTTCCGCAGCCGGTGTTTCCGGCCGCAGCCGCACACCCGCAGCGGGGCTGTCGGGTCCTCGGCGGGCCACTGGGGGCGCTCACGGCGGCTCTGGGGGGCTCCCTGGCCACCACCAGCCAGCGGCAGTAGGAACGTGCCCTGGACCGGCTTCTCGGCCGCCGCCTTGCGGGCCTTCGCCGCCTCGGCCTCCTTGCGGAGACAGCCGCCGCACTGGTCCCGGTCCGGCCGCAGGATGCGCTGACCGCACTCGCAGAACTTCACCGCCACGTCGGCGGCGCCGTTCTCGAGACCGCCCGGCCGCGCAGCGGTCGCGGTCGTCTCCTGCCGCTCGGGCGAATCGTCTTCGCCTCGCTCGCCCGCGCGCTCCTGTGGTTGAGGTACTACACCAGCCATCTCTTGGGGTAGTTCCTGGGTACTACCTGGGTTGTTCGGGCCGCTGTGGCCCGAACCATTCGGGCCGCTGTGGCCCGAACCCATACGGGCCGCTGTGGCCCGAACCTCGTCGTCCAGGTCGGCATCCAAGTTCGGGCCGCTGTGGCCCGAACTTCCGTCCTCCGGGTCGCCCTCAGAGTTCGGGCCGCTGTGGCCCGAACTTTCGCCATCGTCCGACTTCTTCGGGCGGGCCGTCTCCTTGAGGTAGTGGGCGGCTGCCTCCCACCCCGGCCACGGGCAGTTCACCAGCATGTAGAGCGTCGGCTTGCCCCTGCGCCGCTCCCCGATCACCGCCACGACGCCCGCCCGGATCGCCGCCTCCAGGTACCGCCGAGCGTCCTTCTCGCGACACCCGGAAGCCTTGGCGATGTCCTGGATACGGATCGGCTTCCCGTCGCCGGAGAACCGCAACTGGCCGCTCGCGGACGCCATCGCCCGCATCGCGTACAGCGTCGTCAGGAACCCGCCCTTGAGGGACGTCGGCATGTCCCGCGTCCACTTCCAGGCCAGGGCGTTGCCGAACTCGTGCGGCGGGCATCCGGGAGCGCGCCCGGTGTCCTGCTGCTCGTTCGTCACGGCGTCTCTTCTCGGTCGTGCGGAGGGTGGTGGGGGGAGGTCAGGCAGGGGAGGGCCAACGCCAGATCGGCGGGCTTTCCTTGATCCCTAATGTGTACACTAGCGTACGCTCACGTACATGGGCTAGCCTCTGCGTATGCCTGCGAACACAACCGCCGAGATCGGTGTCCGCGACCTGCGAACCCAGCTGTCCGACGTGCTGCACGAGAGCACCGTCCGAGGCCGGATCACCTACGTGACCAGCCGCGGCCGGCGAGTTGCGGCGATCGTGCCGGTGGAGATCGCGGAGGCCGCCGAGAGCGCCCAGCAGCCGGGGGAACAGCCCTCGGCCTGACCGAGGAGAACCGCCGTGCCGCCGCTCGAAGACCAGCCGACAGCCGTGTACCGCCTCTACGGGGCCGACGGGACACTGCTGTACATCGGCTTGACCAACTCGCCTGAGACGCGCTGGAAGTACCACGCGCTGACGAAGGAGTGGTGGCCGCTCGTCGCGCGGAAGACCGTGGATTGGCGCCCGAACAGGCTCGATGCGGAGCGCACCGAAGCCGCAGCGATCCAGGCAGAAGGACCGCGGCACAACTGCATCCACTCGCCTGTCGGACCCGACGACATGCCGCTCCGGGACGCGCGGAGTGCGCTCGGTCCGCCGGTGGACAGCGTGCGAAACCACGGAGAGCACCGCTGGATCACGCGGCACGGCCGCCGAGCGGCGGTCGTCGTGCCGCTCGGCT from Actinacidiphila sp. DG2A-62 includes:
- a CDS encoding DUF6283 family protein; protein product: MTARCVSGAVPYRRRPCGNCPWRKDVEPGEFPASRYEELRVTSEQREGHEPGIGAPLFACHKTPEGREIACAGWLAAVGHRHIGVRLAVAQRRLPPEVLHPGDDWPELFDTYDEMATRQAGDER
- a CDS encoding DUF6011 domain-containing protein, with amino-acid sequence MAAPRRPAGPRRVRVGLVEDAARVPGEGRGRHRGRPEVAARCFADLRTRCWSCGRALRDETSKTLGIGPECRSGMDPAVLARYCTPEVGRAHAEHLAKLRAALPGAAA
- a CDS encoding type II toxin-antitoxin system prevent-host-death family antitoxin, which translates into the protein MPANTTAEIGVRDLRTQLSDVLHESTVRGRITYVTSRGRRVAAIVPVEIAEAAESAQQPGEQPSA
- a CDS encoding GIY-YIG nuclease family protein; translation: MPPLEDQPTAVYRLYGADGTLLYIGLTNSPETRWKYHALTKEWWPLVARKTVDWRPNRLDAERTEAAAIQAEGPRHNCIHSPVGPDDMPLRDARSALGPPVDSVRNHGEHRWITRHGRRAAVVVPLGFYEQALADRAARGETPAG